Proteins from a single region of Methanotorris igneus Kol 5:
- a CDS encoding tRNA lysidine(34) synthetase — MIDIKQLKRYANPSYLTIREDKILVCNKREARLSREKMNKIEEEFGIPVIYSRTYEEVSKKVGRFIIRNKIINPRDIIVVGLSGGKDSLMLLHLLEPYRRKYGIDIHAITVDLNVDGIRPWSEDREGMKLIKDHCKKLNIPHKVLKCDKNVVELSRILSENDNGIEYSPCFSCSIIRRHLLTKYADSLKEKEGRDVKIAFGHTLEDNSDTVLANILKGCAIKALKPIKQFYENVVDYKYFKITLKPCTIIRPLLPVSEKSIIKALNECGIEYYRDKDECPYSRNRGDNIRRRAHEVLSLLEKEVKNVREMVVSAAIKSENKMKKSEEKENEVIDE, encoded by the coding sequence TTGATAGATATAAAACAATTAAAAAGGTATGCTAATCCATCTTATTTAACAATAAGAGAGGACAAAATTTTAGTTTGTAATAAAAGAGAGGCGAGATTATCAAGAGAAAAAATGAACAAGATAGAGGAAGAATTTGGCATTCCTGTGATATATTCAAGAACTTACGAAGAAGTTTCAAAAAAAGTTGGGAGATTCATAATTAGAAACAAAATAATAAACCCAAGAGACATTATTGTAGTTGGGTTAAGTGGAGGAAAGGATAGCTTAATGTTACTACACTTGTTAGAGCCATACAGGAGGAAGTACGGGATAGATATTCATGCAATTACAGTTGATTTAAACGTAGATGGGATTAGGCCTTGGAGTGAGGATAGGGAGGGAATGAAACTCATAAAAGACCACTGCAAAAAATTAAATATCCCACACAAGGTTTTGAAATGTGATAAGAACGTTGTTGAGTTATCAAGAATATTATCAGAAAATGACAATGGGATTGAATATTCCCCATGCTTCTCTTGCTCAATTATAAGGAGGCACTTATTAACAAAGTATGCAGATAGTTTAAAAGAAAAAGAAGGGAGAGACGTCAAAATTGCATTTGGGCATACTTTAGAGGACAACTCAGATACCGTATTGGCAAATATTCTTAAAGGGTGTGCTATAAAGGCACTTAAACCAATAAAACAATTCTATGAGAACGTCGTTGATTATAAGTACTTTAAAATAACCTTAAAACCATGCACCATTATCAGGCCCCTCCTCCCAGTTTCTGAAAAGAGCATTATAAAAGCACTTAATGAATGTGGCATTGAATACTATAGAGACAAAGATGAATGTCCTTACAGTAGGAACAGAGGAGATAATATTAGAAGAAGGGCGCATGAAGTCCTCAGCCTCCTTGAAAAAGAAGTTAAGAATGTTAGGGAAATGGTTGTAAGTGCTGCAATAAAATCAGAAAACAAAATGAAAAAGAGTGAAGAAAAAGAAAACGAAGTAATTGACGAATAA
- the mcrA gene encoding coenzyme-B sulfoethylthiotransferase subunit alpha, with protein sequence MDAEKKLFLKALREKFEEDPKEKYTKFYVFGGWKQSARKREFYEYAQKIAKERGIPGYNPDIGVPLGQRKLMTYKISGTDAFVEGDDLHFCNNAAIQQLVDDIKRTVIVGMDTAHAVLEKRLGVEVTPETINEYMETINHALPGGAVVQEHMVEVHPGLVWDCYAKIFTGNDELADEIDKRFLIDINKEFPEEQAEMLKRYIGNRTYQVSRVPTLVVRCCDGATVARWSAMQIGMSFITAYKLCAGEAAIADFSYAAKHADVIQMGTLLPARRARGPNEPGGVPFGIFADIIQTSRVSNDPAEITLEVIGAAATFYDQVWLGSYMSGGVGFTQYASATYTDDILDDFVYYGLDYVEKKYGLCGTKPTMDVVRDIATEVTLYGLEQYDEYPALLEDHFGGSQRAAVTAAAAGCSVAFATGNSNAGINGWYLSQILHKEYHSRLGFYGYDLQDQCGAANSLSIRSDEGLLHEARGPNYPNYAMNVGHQPEYAGIAQAPHAARGDAFCFNPLIKVAFADKHLVFDFKWPRKCIAKGALREFEPAGERDLIIPAH encoded by the coding sequence ATGGATGCTGAAAAGAAACTATTCCTAAAAGCATTGAGGGAGAAATTTGAAGAGGATCCAAAAGAAAAATACACAAAGTTCTACGTATTTGGAGGATGGAAGCAATCAGCAAGAAAAAGAGAATTCTACGAATATGCACAAAAAATAGCAAAGGAAAGAGGAATTCCTGGATATAATCCAGACATTGGAGTCCCATTAGGGCAGAGAAAATTAATGACCTACAAAATATCTGGAACTGATGCATTTGTAGAGGGGGATGATTTACACTTCTGCAACAACGCTGCAATTCAGCAACTTGTTGATGATATTAAAAGAACTGTTATCGTTGGTATGGATACTGCGCATGCAGTTTTAGAGAAGAGGTTAGGGGTAGAAGTTACGCCTGAAACAATCAACGAATACATGGAAACCATCAACCACGCATTGCCTGGAGGGGCAGTTGTCCAAGAGCACATGGTTGAAGTTCATCCGGGATTAGTTTGGGATTGTTATGCAAAGATATTCACTGGAAATGATGAATTAGCAGATGAGATTGATAAGAGGTTTTTAATCGATATAAATAAAGAGTTTCCAGAAGAACAGGCAGAAATGCTAAAGAGGTACATTGGAAATAGGACATACCAAGTAAGTAGGGTTCCAACACTCGTTGTTAGATGTTGTGATGGAGCAACAGTTGCAAGATGGTCTGCAATGCAAATTGGTATGTCATTCATTACAGCATACAAACTCTGTGCTGGGGAGGCAGCAATTGCTGACTTCTCCTACGCTGCAAAACACGCTGATGTTATCCAAATGGGTACTTTACTGCCTGCAAGAAGAGCAAGAGGTCCAAACGAACCTGGTGGAGTTCCATTTGGTATATTTGCAGATATTATCCAAACTTCAAGGGTAAGTAATGACCCAGCAGAGATAACCTTAGAGGTTATTGGAGCAGCGGCAACATTCTACGATCAAGTTTGGTTAGGAAGTTATATGTCAGGAGGAGTAGGATTTACCCAATATGCAAGTGCAACATATACAGATGATATCTTAGATGATTTTGTGTACTATGGATTGGATTATGTTGAGAAAAAATATGGTTTATGTGGAACAAAACCAACAATGGATGTTGTGAGGGATATTGCAACAGAAGTAACGTTATATGGTTTAGAGCAGTATGATGAATACCCTGCATTGTTGGAAGATCACTTTGGAGGTTCTCAAAGAGCAGCAGTTACCGCTGCAGCAGCAGGATGTTCAGTTGCATTTGCAACAGGAAATTCAAACGCTGGAATTAATGGATGGTATTTAAGCCAAATCTTACATAAGGAATACCACAGCAGATTAGGATTCTATGGATATGATTTGCAAGATCAATGTGGTGCTGCTAATTCATTATCAATTAGGAGCGATGAAGGTCTGTTGCATGAGGCAAGGGGGCCCAACTATCCAAACTATGCAATGAACGTCGGACACCAACCAGAATATGCAGGAATTGCTCAGGCACCACACGCGGCAAGGGGAGATGCTTTCTGTTTCAACCCATTAATTAAGGTAGCGTTTGCAGATAAGCATCTTGTCTTTGACTTCAAATGGCCAAGAAAATGCATAGCAAAAGGAGCATTGAGGGAGTTTGAGCCAGCAGGAGAGAGGGATTTAATTATTCCTGCCCATTAA
- a CDS encoding ribose 1,5-bisphosphate isomerase, with the protein MDIIKETYEKIKNMEVRGAGRIARAAANALKEYAETIMHLDDEEFKKKILEAGELLRSARPTAVSLPNAVKYVLNGLKDENPKESVIKKAEEFIISSKNATKNIGKIGAKRIRDGYTILTHCNSEAAIEVIKTAYHEGKDIKVFCTETRPRNQGYLTAKALCDEGIDVTLIVDSAVRYFIKEVDIVVVGADAITANGCLVNKIGTSQIALIAHEARIPFLTAAETYKFHPKTIVGELIEIEERNPEEVVEFEGKYKKIKIRNPAFDVTPSQYIDAIITEIGLIPPQGAWYIIEKYFGWIEHEQ; encoded by the coding sequence ATGGATATCATAAAAGAAACTTACGAAAAAATAAAAAACATGGAAGTTAGGGGAGCGGGGAGGATAGCAAGAGCAGCGGCAAATGCGTTAAAGGAATATGCAGAAACTATAATGCATTTGGATGATGAAGAATTTAAAAAGAAAATCCTTGAAGCTGGGGAGTTATTGAGGTCTGCAAGACCTACTGCCGTATCATTACCAAATGCAGTTAAATATGTTTTAAATGGATTAAAGGATGAAAACCCAAAAGAATCAGTTATAAAAAAGGCAGAAGAATTTATAATCTCCTCAAAAAATGCCACAAAAAATATTGGTAAGATTGGGGCTAAGAGAATAAGAGATGGATACACAATCTTAACGCACTGCAATTCAGAGGCGGCAATTGAAGTTATAAAAACAGCGTATCATGAGGGGAAAGATATTAAAGTTTTCTGCACTGAAACAAGGCCAAGAAATCAAGGTTATTTAACAGCAAAAGCACTCTGCGATGAGGGGATTGATGTAACATTAATAGTAGATTCTGCGGTTAGATATTTTATAAAAGAAGTAGATATTGTTGTTGTGGGGGCAGATGCAATAACTGCCAATGGATGCCTTGTCAATAAAATAGGAACATCCCAAATTGCCTTAATAGCACATGAAGCAAGAATTCCATTTTTAACCGCTGCTGAAACCTACAAGTTCCATCCAAAAACAATTGTTGGAGAATTAATAGAAATTGAAGAGAGAAATCCAGAGGAAGTCGTTGAATTTGAGGGAAAATATAAAAAAATAAAAATAAGAAATCCTGCTTTTGATGTTACTCCCTCCCAATACATCGATGCAATTATTACTGAAATCGGTTTAATCCCTCCGCAGGGAGCATGGTATATAATTGAAAAGTATTTTGGATGGATTGAGCATGAACAGTAA
- a CDS encoding methanogenesis marker 12 protein: MITVGIDHGTSGITTCIKDGNEKIIFKLRRTELKNKSYIEELKKHVDLEDIDLMAVTYSMGDGINKILPIEKVKNRGVVNIEGVGEKVGGGTKVYDEIKNANIPAVVIPGLHRGIECMDERFRALYSHIASPEKISIAYNAYKTFGFEDFILSDISSNTVTLLIKDGKIFGGFDACIGAIGMLHGPLDLELIRKIDSGEITANEAFSKAGAVKIAKLYKGVEDTKMAIINNYFNDKNCKLAVDSLVLSVAMEINSLMFLNKSKNVVLAGSIGTLKHPINIPKMIKEYVDGNIFVLSGESGAVGSAMIAEDILKGKRDILGIEVEF; encoded by the coding sequence ATGATAACAGTAGGAATTGACCATGGAACCTCTGGAATTACAACATGTATAAAAGATGGGAATGAGAAGATTATTTTTAAATTAAGGAGAACAGAGCTCAAAAACAAATCATACATTGAAGAATTGAAAAAACACGTTGATTTAGAGGATATTGATTTAATGGCAGTTACATACTCAATGGGTGATGGTATAAACAAAATCCTGCCAATAGAAAAAGTGAAAAATAGGGGAGTTGTGAATATTGAAGGTGTTGGAGAGAAGGTTGGGGGAGGAACTAAGGTTTATGATGAAATAAAAAATGCAAATATTCCAGCAGTTGTTATTCCTGGCTTGCATAGGGGAATAGAATGCATGGATGAGAGGTTTAGGGCATTGTATTCTCACATTGCCTCGCCAGAAAAAATATCCATTGCCTATAATGCATACAAAACCTTTGGATTTGAGGATTTTATACTCTCTGATATTTCATCAAACACCGTAACCTTGCTTATAAAAGATGGGAAAATTTTTGGAGGTTTTGATGCCTGCATTGGGGCAATAGGTATGTTGCATGGTCCATTAGATTTGGAGTTGATTAGAAAAATAGATAGTGGAGAAATCACCGCAAATGAGGCATTCTCAAAAGCAGGGGCTGTAAAGATAGCAAAATTATATAAAGGGGTTGAAGATACAAAGATGGCAATAATAAACAACTATTTCAACGACAAAAACTGTAAGTTGGCAGTAGATTCATTAGTATTAAGCGTGGCTATGGAGATAAATTCACTAATGTTTTTAAATAAGAGCAAAAATGTTGTTTTGGCAGGTTCCATAGGAACATTAAAACACCCAATAAACATTCCAAAGATGATTAAAGAATATGTTGATGGAAATATTTTCGTCTTGAGCGGAGAGAGTGGGGCAGTAGGGAGTGCAATGATAGCAGAAGATATTTTGAAAGGTAAGAGAGATATTTTAGGGATAGAAGTTGAGTTTTAA
- a CDS encoding ATP-binding cassette domain-containing protein: MLRIENLSKIWKEFQLKNINLEINKEYCIILGPSGAGKSVLLKCIAGILKVDSGKIYFNGEDITNLPPEKRNFGYVPQNYALFPNMNVYKNIAYGLRIRGYPKPKIDKKVEEIAEFLNIKHLLNRKPTTLSGGEQQRVALARALVLEPNLLLLDEPTSALDMNNKEKIIGELKRVGEILPIIHITHDFVEAKTLGEKIAIFMDGKLVEVGDREIFKKPKNERVAKFLGYNIVKINGEKFAIAPEDVVICRGSKGKIVNIIDCGFYKKVMVDFEGNILRCILKEDKEDIDLNNLNIGDRVGVKFENKIYLVGK; encoded by the coding sequence TTGCTAAGAATAGAGAATTTATCAAAAATTTGGAAGGAATTTCAATTAAAAAATATAAATTTGGAAATTAACAAAGAATACTGCATTATCTTAGGGCCAAGTGGTGCTGGAAAATCAGTCCTATTAAAATGCATAGCCGGGATTTTGAAGGTTGATAGTGGGAAGATATACTTTAATGGGGAGGACATAACAAATCTCCCCCCTGAAAAGAGGAATTTTGGTTATGTTCCTCAAAACTATGCTTTATTTCCAAACATGAATGTCTATAAAAATATTGCCTATGGTCTGAGGATTAGGGGTTATCCAAAACCAAAAATAGATAAAAAAGTTGAAGAAATTGCCGAGTTTTTAAATATAAAACATCTCCTAAACAGAAAACCCACAACATTAAGTGGAGGAGAGCAGCAGAGGGTTGCATTAGCAAGGGCATTAGTCTTAGAACCAAATTTACTTTTACTTGACGAACCAACATCTGCACTTGATATGAACAATAAAGAAAAAATCATTGGTGAATTAAAGAGGGTTGGAGAAATTCTCCCAATAATTCACATAACTCACGATTTCGTTGAGGCAAAAACACTTGGAGAAAAAATAGCAATCTTCATGGATGGAAAGCTTGTGGAAGTTGGGGATAGGGAGATATTTAAAAAACCAAAAAACGAAAGAGTTGCTAAATTTTTGGGTTATAATATTGTTAAAATAAATGGAGAAAAGTTCGCAATAGCTCCGGAAGATGTTGTAATTTGTAGGGGAAGTAAGGGGAAAATAGTCAATATCATAGATTGTGGGTTTTATAAAAAAGTTATGGTTGATTTTGAGGGAAATATTTTAAGATGTATTTTAAAAGAAGATAAAGAAGATATTGATTTAAATAATTTAAATATAGGGGATAGGGTTGGTGTTAAATTTGAAAATAAAATATATTTAGTTGGAAAATAG
- a CDS encoding CBS domain-containing protein → MLSKYLVRDIMKRGIVEVSLNDKISDIVKKMAENDISSVVVSDNQAFWGIITDTDILKHYHENLDTLKAEDIMNSKIIAISPEAPLEKAVEVMIENNIHHLYVRSELDDKIVGVISSKDIVKLMGSVQREQS, encoded by the coding sequence ATGCTTTCTAAATACTTAGTTAGAGACATAATGAAGAGGGGAATTGTTGAAGTATCTTTAAATGATAAAATATCCGACATTGTCAAAAAAATGGCTGAAAATGACATTTCATCAGTTGTAGTTTCAGATAACCAAGCATTTTGGGGAATTATTACCGATACTGACATATTGAAACACTATCATGAGAACTTAGATACTTTAAAAGCTGAAGATATAATGAACTCAAAAATCATTGCAATAAGTCCTGAAGCACCACTCGAAAAAGCAGTAGAAGTTATGATAGAAAACAACATCCATCATTTGTATGTCCGTTCTGAACTTGATGATAAAATTGTTGGTGTAATAAGTTCAAAAGATATTGTAAAATTAATGGGGTCTGTCCAACGTGAACAATCATAG
- the wtpB gene encoding tungstate ABC transporter permease WtpB — protein sequence MRIFYISLFIISLMLVLFIILPVINMLLNPGDVKGALMDKEVIDSLLVSLYAASTATIIALFFGIPLGYLLARYDFRGKDFVEAIVDLPMAIPHSVVGIMILSFFYNNPIGIFNNFGAYIVDNFWGIVVVMLFVGVPFMVNSARDGFLMVDEELEHVSRTLGASQMRTFFNISLPLIYNNIISGSILTFARGISEVGAILIVAYFPKTMPVLILERFNNFGLSASKPIAVIMILVSIMIFALLRLVRKRK from the coding sequence ATGAGGATATTTTATATCTCACTCTTTATTATCTCACTGATGTTGGTTTTATTCATTATCTTGCCTGTAATAAATATGCTCTTAAATCCAGGGGATGTTAAAGGAGCGTTGATGGACAAGGAAGTTATTGATTCATTACTTGTAAGTTTATATGCTGCATCAACAGCAACCATTATAGCGTTATTTTTTGGTATCCCACTCGGCTATCTATTGGCGAGGTATGATTTTAGAGGGAAGGACTTTGTTGAGGCAATTGTGGATTTGCCAATGGCAATACCTCATTCTGTTGTGGGGATTATGATTTTATCTTTCTTTTATAATAATCCTATAGGCATCTTTAATAATTTTGGGGCGTATATTGTTGATAATTTCTGGGGAATTGTGGTTGTTATGTTATTTGTTGGTGTGCCTTTTATGGTGAATAGTGCAAGAGACGGATTTTTGATGGTTGATGAAGAACTTGAGCATGTTTCGAGGACATTGGGAGCATCTCAAATGAGGACATTCTTTAATATATCTCTCCCTCTAATATACAACAACATTATATCTGGAAGCATATTAACATTTGCGAGAGGGATTAGTGAGGTCGGAGCAATCTTAATAGTTGCATATTTCCCAAAAACAATGCCGGTTTTGATATTGGAAAGATTTAATAATTTTGGATTAAGTGCTTCAAAACCTATTGCAGTGATTATGATTTTAGTTAGTATTATGATTTTTGCATTACTTAGATTAGTTAGGAAAAGAAAATGA